One Perca flavescens isolate YP-PL-M2 chromosome 9, PFLA_1.0, whole genome shotgun sequence genomic window carries:
- the ptgfr gene encoding prostaglandin F2-alpha receptor, with amino-acid sequence MSANGSSETGCRSEVRPSNNSCSQKELSITASVISMTVGIFSNSLALFILIKSYNRIRIKSKASFLLFASSLVLTDLLGHLINGSLVLLVYSFHKKWETFDPHRIVCSVFGACMVFFGLSPLFLGSAMAVERCIGITRPIFHSTALASHHMKRLLGLLWLLAALVAVLPVLLWRTYKVQSSRSWCFFHMEEPKDWLDVLLPLLFSMLGLLALLLSIVCNALTSCALLQARLCRKHHCRGTSYHMEMICQLLAIMLVSCVCWGPLLIHVIVVSTRAKDERASSSLLMVIRMATWNQILDPWVYILLRKAVLRKIFMLFQSCWGPKSHNLNRWQCSMLHSSLETSNSGAGLTDCRYSSRLPLPDTAIKTIT; translated from the exons ATGTCAGCCAATGGGAGCTCAGAGACAGGTtgcaggtcagaggtcagaccGAGCAACAACTCCTGCAGCCAGAAGGAACTGTCTATCACCGCCTCCGTCATCTCCATGACTGTGGGCATCTTCTCCAACAGCCTTGCGCTCTTTATCCTCATCAAGTCTTACAACCGCATCCGGATCAAGTCCAAGGCgtccttcctgctgtttgccAGCAGCCTGGTGCTCACAGACCTGCTGGGTCACCTCATCAATGGCTCCCTGGTGCTTTTGGTCTACAGCTTCCACAAGAAATGGGAGACGTTTGACCCTCACCGCATCGTGTGCAGCGTCTTCGGGGCGTGCATGGTGTTCTTTGGCCTGAGCCCCTTGTTCTTGGGGAGCGCCATGGCGGTGGAGCGCTGCATTGGAATCACCAGGCCTATCTTCCACTCCACAGCATTAGCTTCCCACCACATGAAAAGGCTCCTCGGGCTCCTGTGGCTGCTTGCTGCCCTGGTGGCTGTGCTGCCTGTGCTGCTGTGGAGGACCTACAAGGTTCAAAGCTCCAGGAGCTGGTGCTTCTTCCACATGGAGGAACCCAAAGACTGGCTGGATGTGCTCCTCCCTCTGCTTTTCTCTATGCTGGGGCTGCTGGCCCTACTGCTCTCCATTGTGTGCAATGCACTGACAAGCTGCGCTCTGCTGCAGGCCAGACTGTGCCGCAAGCATCACTGCAGAGGCACTTCCTACCACATGGAGATGATCTGCCAGCTGCTGGCTATCATGTTGGTGTCCTGCGTGTGCTGGGGCCCATTACTG ATTCACGTTATCGTGGTGAGCACAAGAGCCAAGGACGAGCGTGCGTCTTCCAGTCTGCTGATGGTGATACGCATGGCCACGTGGAACCAGATCCTGGACCCCTGGGTCTACATCCTGCTGAGGAAGGCTGTTCTGAGGAAAATCTTCATGTTGTTTCAAAGCTGCTGGGGCCCAAAATCTCATAACTTAAACCGGTGGCAGTGTAGCATGCTCCACAGCTCGCTGGAGACCAGCAACTCGGGCGCTGGCCTGACTGACTGCCGCTACTCCAGTAGACTTCCTCTGCCAGACACTGCGATCAAAACCATCACCTGA